GTAGATAGCCAAGTGCGAATGATTTCCTCTGCCGCTGCATTTGTTAAAGGGCCATCTAATCCTTGTGGTGGACTATTTGGAGGGGGAATAGATATTGGTGGTTGATTTATTTGTACAAACAACTGTGAAGGAGGTACAGATCGTGTCGGAAAAAACAGATTTTTTAACCATCCAAAAGTTGTTGTGGCTAACACCCAGAAAACTAAAATACTCACTAAAGAAATAAACACTCTCCATACCAGCCGTGTTTTTCCTTCGATGGTGTTAGCAAAAGTTCGCCGCCGCCGAGGACGCCGAGAATAAGGACGATTATCGGGTACACGCTCCCTGATATTAGATGGAGTAGGCTTTCTCCGCCGACGCTTTTGGTTATGAGCAGGTGTAGCACTTTTAGCTGAACCGTTCAAATGCTCCTTTGTGCCTCTGCTCGTTCGTTCAGCAGCAGGAACCTCTGATTTTACACTTCCAGATGAATTCCACATCGGTGGTGAGAAGTTTAAATGTTCTGGTGTTTCTGGTAAATCTAGGTCAGGTGTTCTGCTGTGGTTAAATTGCTTTGGAGTCCTAGTTGAATTTTTAGGGAAAGGCGAATTATTTGTCTGTGGCTGGGGAAAATTTTGGGGGTTAATTACAGCCCACTCATTAGTTGTTTCTGCATCCGTTGGCAGTGCTTCTAAATAAGCTTGTACCTGTGGGTTAGCAAAGTAATCTTTTAGAAACGCTTGCTGGTTTGCTAAATCTCGAAAATGGGGAAATACTTCGTGTTGTAACCACTGTTCTGCATATAGACACAGCCCTGGTAATAAATCTGGAGAGTCTTGAGATTTTTCGCGAATAAAAGCTAAAGCTTCATACTCCTGACTAAGTTCTAAAACACGAGTTGCTTCTTCAGTTTGTCCCAAGAGTAACGCACATAACGACTGTTCTAAATGTACATCTTGGCGCTTGCCCAGACGGATGAGCATTTGCCTTGCTTGACGAATTAAAGCTAGTTGCCGTTGAGCAAATCCCCGTGCTATCAAGGCATAAACAGCTAAGTAAGTGGCAACAGCAGAATTGCGTTTACTTTGGGCTTCAAATAACTTGTGCTGCTCGGCAACTGTTAAGTGGTTGCGTAACTGCTGGATAAACCGCAGAAAGTCATCTATGTTTAAACCAGAGTCATCATTATTCGTGCCATCAATCCCGCCACGATCTTCTAAGAGGTTTTGCAATAATTCTAAACCTTGGCTTCGTTCGGCAGTCTTCTCTTGAGGTAGTGCCAACAACTCCAAAATTCGATATGGTCGCAATTTATAAAGATCCGCCTGAATTTCTGCCTGGACACTGGCGAACAACCCTTCGCGTACTAACAGTTCTTGACCAGTTTCTAGGGATATAGCGGCATTTTCATAGTGACCTTGCTGCCACTGTTCGCGACCTAATTCTAAACAAGCAAGGGCGACAGTGAGAACAACATCAGGATGTTCAGCACTTTCGTGTATTTCTTCGTCTGCTAAATTATTGCCCTTTCTTGCACTTGTAGCACCATTTTTATTTACTAGGTACGGGCGACCTAGTTTTAATACAAGTTCGTATTCCCCCAACTCCTGCAAAAGTAATAAAGCGCCAACTAATTCGTCTTGAGTAATTTCGATACCCAGACTTTGGGTGTCACTACCCCGTTTGGTGCTTTCTGGACGATTTTCCAGTGCTACTGCGGCAGCAGCAAGGTTATCAGGGTCATAGGCGTGAGCAAGATAAAGCTGATCGTAGGTACTGCGTTGTTTTGGATCTGATAAAACCACGTAAGCTTCTTCTATGAGTTGTTTACGAGAAGAAATTGCTGCCTGAGAATACTCACGTCGCGGCAATTGTACAATGCGATCGCTGTATGCTTGTCGCAATTGTTCTTCACTTGCCGCTAACGGTAGTCCTAAAATTCGGTAGTAATCTAGCGGAATTCGCACAGCCTACTTCCCCTGCACCGTGATCAACATAATTCACCTAGAGCTTTCCAGCCTGTAAAACCGTGCCATAAAAATGCCGTATAGAATTTACTCTACAAGTGTATATTGCAACAACTTGTTTTGTACCTTCCCGAAATTTTGAGTCACATTCTAGTACTAATTTTTTGCTTTCGCCTAGAAAGCCTCAATTGCTTGTTTTAATTCTTAGTATTTTTGTTTAACACAACTATTATCAGCCTTCGATACCACAAACCACAACTACCGC
This portion of the Nostoc sp. GT001 genome encodes:
- a CDS encoding IMS domain-containing protein — translated: MRIPLDYYRILGLPLAASEEQLRQAYSDRIVQLPRREYSQAAISSRKQLIEEAYVVLSDPKQRSTYDQLYLAHAYDPDNLAAAAVALENRPESTKRGSDTQSLGIEITQDELVGALLLLQELGEYELVLKLGRPYLVNKNGATSARKGNNLADEEIHESAEHPDVVLTVALACLELGREQWQQGHYENAAISLETGQELLVREGLFASVQAEIQADLYKLRPYRILELLALPQEKTAERSQGLELLQNLLEDRGGIDGTNNDDSGLNIDDFLRFIQQLRNHLTVAEQHKLFEAQSKRNSAVATYLAVYALIARGFAQRQLALIRQARQMLIRLGKRQDVHLEQSLCALLLGQTEEATRVLELSQEYEALAFIREKSQDSPDLLPGLCLYAEQWLQHEVFPHFRDLANQQAFLKDYFANPQVQAYLEALPTDAETTNEWAVINPQNFPQPQTNNSPFPKNSTRTPKQFNHSRTPDLDLPETPEHLNFSPPMWNSSGSVKSEVPAAERTSRGTKEHLNGSAKSATPAHNQKRRRRKPTPSNIRERVPDNRPYSRRPRRRRTFANTIEGKTRLVWRVFISLVSILVFWVLATTTFGWLKNLFFPTRSVPPSQLFVQINQPPISIPPPNSPPQGLDGPLTNAAAEEIIRTWLSTKAEALGPNHEINNLEQILTGSALSQWRAIAQQARSDNRYRKYDHSVKVESVEKIDLFADRAAVVATVKEATQLYENGQFKNSSNDNLRVRYDLIRERSKWRIQSTSVVNQIIR